In one Sphingomonas sanguinis genomic region, the following are encoded:
- a CDS encoding contact-dependent growth inhibition system immunity protein — MNEWRKLGAGRETLNDGLWVIAAKGRAAALAQLRTFHSLLRYSMPLVRETNVCLTLEQLEGVIWDDPDQEDTLMVQRVHAIRKKPIGSLTDDELRLAVSQCVGIPFILDVAFQRLIGDPLLDADCYPGDLLSALMTAKDELWVERPHLRSQLVDLYAYAMAQPLDATAAFRESLGLPPSDRPTN; from the coding sequence ATGAACGAATGGCGGAAGTTGGGGGCGGGGAGGGAGACGTTGAATGACGGGTTGTGGGTCATCGCGGCGAAGGGGAGGGCGGCAGCTCTCGCCCAGTTGCGGACATTCCACAGCCTGTTACGCTACTCTATGCCTTTGGTGCGCGAAACGAACGTCTGCCTCACGCTTGAACAGTTGGAGGGTGTGATTTGGGATGACCCGGATCAGGAGGACACCCTCATGGTGCAACGGGTTCACGCAATCCGAAAAAAGCCTATTGGAAGTCTAACTGATGACGAGTTGCGGTTGGCCGTCAGCCAGTGTGTAGGAATACCTTTCATTCTCGACGTAGCTTTCCAGCGTTTGATCGGCGACCCGCTGCTTGACGCCGACTGCTATCCCGGTGACCTTCTGTCTGCCCTGATGACAGCCAAGGATGAGCTTTGGGTCGAGCGCCCTCATCTCCGTTCCCAGCTTGTAGACCTGTATGCCTACGCGATGGCGCAGCCCCTCGACGCGACCGCTGCTTTTCGAGAAAGCTTGGGCCTGCCGCCAAGTGATCGGCCGACAAACTGA